A window of Aquitalea denitrificans contains these coding sequences:
- a CDS encoding sugar transferase, whose translation MSQHKPLAPGEGPALLPPCCRPPGAGSALLKRLFDLIAASIGLLLLAGPLLLVALWIKLDSPGPVFFRQVRVGRGGMLFRIHKFRTMQVNTEVQGQLTVGADSRVTGAGRFLRKSKLDELPQLLDVLFGDMSLVGPRPEVPKYVAHYPEEVKDIVLSVRPGITDWASIRMIDENEILGRAADPERAYIEQILPEKLGYYVRYAQTHSLLEDIRIIFATLLKIVLR comes from the coding sequence ATGAGTCAGCACAAGCCGTTAGCGCCGGGTGAAGGCCCGGCCTTGTTACCACCGTGCTGCCGTCCGCCGGGTGCCGGCTCGGCACTGCTCAAGCGCCTGTTCGACCTGATTGCCGCCAGCATCGGCCTGCTGCTGCTGGCCGGGCCGCTGCTGCTGGTGGCCTTGTGGATCAAGCTCGATTCCCCCGGCCCGGTGTTTTTCCGCCAGGTGCGGGTAGGGCGCGGCGGCATGCTGTTCCGCATCCACAAATTCCGCACCATGCAGGTGAATACCGAGGTGCAGGGCCAGCTGACCGTGGGGGCGGACAGCCGCGTCACCGGTGCCGGGCGCTTTCTGCGCAAGAGCAAACTGGATGAACTGCCACAATTGCTGGACGTGCTGTTCGGCGACATGAGCCTGGTGGGCCCGCGCCCGGAAGTGCCCAAGTACGTGGCTCACTACCCGGAAGAAGTGAAAGACATCGTGCTGTCGGTGCGCCCCGGCATCACCGACTGGGCCTCCATCCGCATGATTGATGAAAACGAGATCCTGGGCCGCGCGGCGGACCCGGAACGCGCTTATATCGAACAGATCCTGCCGGAAAAACTGGGCTATTACGTGCGCTATGCGCAAACCCACAGCCTGCTGGAAGATATCCGCATCATCTTCGCCACCTTGCTGAAAATCGTGCTGCGCTGA
- a CDS encoding DegT/DnrJ/EryC1/StrS family aminotransferase encodes MSEQKFLPFALPDIGEDEINEVVDALRSGWVTTGPKTKQFEADFAAFIGEGVEAIAVNSATAGLHLALEAIGIQPGDEVIVPSYTFTATAEVVRYLGADPVVVDVDPATFNISPAAIRAAITPKTRAIMPVHFAGLACEMDEIIAIAREHGLKVVEDAAHALPTTYKGKLVGTLDSDVTVFSFYANKTMTTGEGGMVVSKNKDIIARCKIMRLHGISRDAFDRYVSKTPAWYYEVIAPGFKYNMPDTAAAMGIHQLKKIVAFREKREVMAQRFDRELADLPLILPARPAHAGDRHAWHLYPVRIKPEAGISRDDFILRMAEKGIGCSVHFIPLHRQPVWRDGYQLDRAAFPVADAAFEAEVTLPLYTRMNEDDQTRVIAAVREILGA; translated from the coding sequence ATGAGCGAACAGAAATTCCTGCCCTTTGCCCTGCCGGATATCGGCGAAGACGAAATCAATGAAGTGGTCGACGCCCTGCGTTCCGGCTGGGTGACCACCGGCCCCAAGACCAAGCAGTTCGAAGCCGACTTTGCTGCCTTCATCGGCGAAGGCGTGGAAGCGATTGCCGTAAACTCCGCCACCGCCGGCCTGCATCTGGCGCTGGAAGCCATCGGCATCCAGCCAGGTGACGAAGTGATTGTCCCCAGCTACACCTTTACCGCCACGGCTGAAGTGGTGCGTTATCTGGGCGCCGACCCGGTGGTGGTGGATGTGGACCCGGCCACCTTCAATATCAGCCCGGCTGCCATCCGTGCCGCCATCACGCCGAAGACCCGCGCCATCATGCCGGTGCACTTTGCCGGCCTCGCGTGCGAGATGGACGAAATCATCGCCATCGCGCGCGAACACGGCCTGAAAGTGGTGGAAGACGCTGCGCACGCCCTGCCGACCACCTACAAGGGCAAGCTGGTGGGCACGCTGGATTCGGACGTCACCGTATTCAGCTTCTACGCCAACAAAACCATGACCACCGGCGAAGGCGGTATGGTGGTATCGAAGAACAAGGACATCATTGCCCGCTGCAAGATCATGCGTCTGCATGGCATCAGCCGGGATGCCTTCGACCGCTACGTGTCCAAGACCCCGGCCTGGTATTACGAAGTGATTGCTCCCGGCTTCAAATACAATATGCCGGATACCGCCGCGGCCATGGGCATCCACCAGTTGAAGAAGATTGTCGCCTTCCGCGAAAAGCGCGAAGTCATGGCCCAGCGCTTCGACCGCGAACTGGCCGACTTGCCCTTGATTCTGCCGGCCCGCCCCGCCCATGCCGGGGACCGTCATGCCTGGCACCTCTACCCGGTGCGCATCAAGCCGGAAGCCGGCATCAGCCGTGACGACTTCATCCTGCGCATGGCCGAAAAGGGCATTGGCTGCTCGGTGCACTTCATCCCGCTGCATCGCCAGCCGGTATGGCGCGATGGCTACCAGCTGGATCGTGCTGCCTTCCCGGTGGCGGATGCCGCCTTCGAGGCGGAAGTCACCCTGCCGCTGTACACCCGCATGAACGAGGACGATCAGACCCGCGTGATTGCCGCCGTGCGTGAGATTCTGGGCGCATGA
- a CDS encoding acyltransferase family protein produces the protein MSSSKQHVRFDFADGLRGVAILCVILFHFTQTFWQHRERISDILNMDPLEGYAGASFVLPFNLGAVGVGLFLLISGLLIPLSLTRMGGLRFAVSRVFRIYPTYWAGLAVTLLALWIAAWLADNDFDITRRDVIGHVSIAFQDMLGGRNIDPVMWTLKVELWFYALLGTAFALTGKRIKWAIWLLLPLVAMLCRGPDAQGLHGQLAHFWAYDQYFLSSVVCYFPLMFAGCWCYFYLTGQAGALETVLHFVGLLALFVWVTNWPSPELYGSYAIGISLFVLGVLRPALWSSRWLARVAAISYAWYVCHSNAGYVLMEVLAMYNLPWWLLVAAATVMTWYLALAINRWVELPTQKLGKRAADALKEKPATDNLARQ, from the coding sequence ATGAGTAGCAGCAAGCAGCATGTGCGTTTTGATTTTGCCGATGGCCTGCGTGGCGTGGCCATCCTGTGTGTGATCCTGTTTCATTTCACCCAAACCTTCTGGCAGCATCGCGAGCGCATCAGCGACATCCTCAATATGGACCCGCTGGAAGGTTACGCCGGGGCGTCTTTTGTATTGCCCTTCAATCTGGGCGCGGTGGGTGTTGGGCTGTTCCTGCTGATATCCGGGCTGCTGATTCCGCTGTCACTCACCCGCATGGGTGGCTTGCGTTTTGCCGTGTCGCGGGTGTTCCGCATTTACCCCACTTACTGGGCCGGGCTGGCGGTAACGTTGCTGGCCTTGTGGATTGCCGCCTGGCTGGCGGATAACGACTTCGACATCACCCGGCGCGATGTCATTGGCCATGTCAGCATCGCCTTTCAGGACATGCTGGGCGGGCGCAATATCGACCCGGTGATGTGGACGCTCAAGGTGGAGCTGTGGTTCTACGCCTTGCTGGGGACAGCGTTTGCACTCACCGGCAAACGCATCAAGTGGGCCATCTGGCTGCTGCTGCCGCTGGTGGCCATGCTATGCCGTGGCCCGGATGCGCAAGGCCTGCACGGCCAGCTGGCGCATTTCTGGGCCTATGACCAGTATTTCCTGTCCTCGGTGGTGTGTTATTTCCCGCTGATGTTTGCCGGATGCTGGTGTTATTTCTATTTGACCGGGCAGGCCGGTGCGCTGGAAACCGTGCTGCATTTTGTCGGCCTGCTGGCGCTGTTTGTGTGGGTGACCAATTGGCCATCGCCGGAGCTGTACGGCAGCTACGCCATCGGCATCAGCCTGTTCGTGCTGGGTGTGCTGCGCCCGGCACTGTGGAGCAGCCGCTGGCTGGCGCGGGTGGCCGCGATCAGCTATGCCTGGTATGTCTGTCATTCCAATGCCGGCTATGTGCTGATGGAAGTGCTGGCTATGTACAATCTGCCGTGGTGGCTGCTGGTGGCCGCCGCCACCGTGATGACCTGGTATCTGGCACTGGCCATCAACCGCTGGGTGGAACTGCCCACGCAGAAGCTGGGCAAGCGCGCCGCCGATGCGTTGAAAGAGAAACCGGCCACCGATAATCTGGCGCGCCAGTAA
- a CDS encoding glycosyltransferase family 4 protein: MRILYINHYAGSPRHGMEFRPYYLAREWVKAGHEVNMLAADTSHLRQTNPQLSAKYQDEDIDGIRYTWCKTPAYPGNGLKRVINIFSFLGKVMGLSGRYLKEWKPDVVIASSTYPLDTIPAAFIAGKTGARLVYEVHDLWPLTPVEVGGMSRSHPFIRLMQWAEDFGYRKADTVISMLPCARDYMMEHGMAAEKYHVVPNGVDVAEWQDADTPLSTEHLDALAKLKADKRFLIGYAGGHGLANALDFLLEAAARLQDTPASFVLVGDGPDKAALVEKAAAMGLTNVQFLPSIPKRAVPAFLAEMDSLFIGWRKLPIYRFGINPNKLFDYLMAGKPVIHSVEAGNDMVKDAGAGFSVGAEDPAAIAEAVRRMLATTPNERGRMGAAGRQYVLAHHDYRVLAQRFLQAVLR; this comes from the coding sequence GTGCGCATTCTCTATATCAATCACTATGCCGGCAGCCCGCGCCACGGCATGGAATTCCGCCCCTATTACCTGGCGCGCGAATGGGTCAAGGCTGGCCACGAAGTCAATATGCTGGCGGCAGATACCTCGCATCTGCGCCAGACCAATCCGCAGTTGTCGGCCAAGTATCAGGACGAAGACATCGACGGCATCCGCTACACCTGGTGCAAGACCCCGGCCTATCCGGGCAACGGCCTCAAGCGGGTGATCAACATCTTCAGCTTTCTGGGCAAGGTGATGGGCCTGTCCGGGCGTTATCTCAAGGAGTGGAAGCCGGACGTGGTGATTGCCTCGTCCACCTATCCGCTGGATACCATCCCCGCCGCCTTCATCGCCGGCAAGACCGGGGCGCGGCTGGTGTACGAGGTGCACGACCTGTGGCCGCTGACACCGGTGGAAGTGGGCGGCATGTCGCGCTCCCACCCCTTTATCCGCCTGATGCAGTGGGCCGAGGATTTCGGCTATCGCAAGGCGGATACCGTCATCTCCATGCTGCCCTGCGCGCGCGACTACATGATGGAACATGGCATGGCGGCGGAAAAATACCATGTCGTCCCTAACGGTGTGGACGTGGCCGAGTGGCAGGACGCGGACACTCCGCTGTCCACCGAGCACCTGGACGCACTGGCCAAGCTGAAGGCGGACAAGCGCTTTCTGATTGGCTATGCCGGTGGTCATGGTCTGGCCAATGCGCTGGACTTCCTGCTGGAAGCGGCTGCCCGGCTGCAAGATACGCCAGCCAGCTTTGTGCTGGTGGGCGATGGCCCGGACAAGGCCGCGCTGGTGGAGAAGGCTGCCGCAATGGGGCTGACCAATGTGCAGTTTTTGCCCAGCATTCCCAAGCGCGCAGTGCCGGCTTTCCTGGCGGAAATGGACAGCCTGTTCATCGGCTGGCGCAAGCTGCCCATCTACCGTTTCGGCATCAATCCCAACAAGCTGTTCGACTACCTGATGGCGGGCAAGCCGGTGATCCACTCGGTGGAAGCGGGCAACGACATGGTCAAGGACGCAGGGGCCGGTTTCAGCGTGGGCGCGGAAGACCCGGCCGCCATTGCCGAGGCCGTGCGCCGCATGCTGGCCACCACGCCCAACGAGCGCGGCCGCATGGGCGCAGCCGGACGGCAATATGTGCTGGCGCATCACGACTACCGCGTATTGGCGCAGCGCTTTCTGCAAGCGGTGCTGCGCTGA
- a CDS encoding DUF1345 domain-containing protein — translation MDKPIRHHHGPLARLIHILRTRPRLLSAIVFGLCMAQALTMFTPMRTLTAYVIGWNAGAGLYLLLALHMMHGADAERIRHRAARQDEGEMAILMLVVLAAIVCLLSIVAELSVAKDLHGGSRGLHIGLSVLTIFTSWLFTQVMFALHYAHQYYVALFRYGKPGLEFPGDEEPNYSDFFYFAAVIGTSGQTADISFSSRAMRRIGSVHCILSFLFNTTVLAMMINIAAGLF, via the coding sequence ATGGACAAACCCATCCGTCACCATCACGGCCCGCTGGCCCGGCTGATCCACATCCTGCGTACCCGGCCCCGCTTGTTGTCTGCCATCGTGTTTGGCCTCTGCATGGCGCAGGCGCTGACCATGTTTACCCCGATGCGCACCCTCACCGCCTATGTGATTGGCTGGAATGCCGGAGCCGGTCTGTATCTGCTGCTGGCACTACATATGATGCATGGGGCTGATGCCGAACGGATCCGCCATCGTGCGGCGCGGCAGGACGAGGGCGAAATGGCCATCCTGATGCTGGTGGTGCTGGCGGCGATTGTCTGCCTGCTGTCCATCGTGGCCGAGCTGTCGGTAGCGAAAGACCTGCACGGCGGCAGCCGCGGCCTGCATATCGGCCTGTCGGTGCTCACCATCTTCACCAGCTGGTTGTTCACCCAGGTGATGTTTGCCCTGCATTACGCCCACCAGTACTACGTGGCGCTGTTTCGCTATGGCAAGCCGGGACTGGAATTCCCGGGGGACGAAGAACCCAATTACAGCGATTTCTTTTATTTTGCCGCCGTCATCGGCACCTCGGGCCAGACGGCCGACATCAGTTTCAGCTCACGGGCCATGCGCCGCATCGGCTCCGTGCATTGCATCCTGTCCTTCCTGTTCAACACTACCGTGCTGGCGATGATGATCAATATCGCCGCCGGTCTGTTCTGA
- a CDS encoding glycosyltransferase family 4 protein, with product MKVAHLTSAHPRHDIRIFVKECATLAAAGHEVSLIVADGLGEEINKGVRFHDVGPKTGGRFARMTGTTSRVYQAALALRPDIVHFHDPELIPAALRLKQAGIKVIYDVHEDMPRQILAKHWIPGAIRPLVSGSFETVEDWAAKRFDAVVTSTPHIRKRFAKLGGRVLDVCNFPILEELVRDTPWDSRKNEVCYIGGISRIRGIEPIVAALPDTATRLNLAGIWSESDLRAKLEAQAGWARVNDLGVLDRKGVAQVLAQSKIGLVTLFPTPNYVDALPIKLFEYMAAGMPVIASDFPVWREIVDDAGCGVLVDPQDPQAIAAAINSLMADEDRMRQLGEAGKQAVLQKYSWAAEGRKLVDLYAQLA from the coding sequence ATGAAAGTAGCCCATCTCACTTCCGCCCATCCGCGTCACGACATCCGCATTTTCGTCAAGGAATGCGCCACGCTGGCCGCAGCCGGTCATGAGGTGAGCCTGATCGTGGCCGATGGCTTGGGCGAGGAAATCAACAAGGGTGTGCGCTTTCACGATGTCGGCCCCAAGACCGGCGGCCGTTTTGCCCGCATGACCGGCACCACCAGCCGGGTATACCAGGCGGCATTGGCGCTGCGCCCGGACATCGTGCATTTTCACGACCCGGAGCTGATTCCCGCCGCGCTGCGTTTGAAGCAGGCCGGTATCAAGGTGATTTACGACGTACACGAAGACATGCCGCGCCAGATTCTGGCCAAGCACTGGATTCCCGGTGCCATCCGTCCCCTAGTGTCCGGCAGCTTTGAAACGGTGGAAGACTGGGCAGCCAAACGCTTTGACGCGGTGGTGACGTCCACGCCGCACATCCGCAAGCGTTTTGCCAAACTGGGCGGGCGGGTGCTGGATGTGTGCAACTTCCCCATTCTGGAAGAGCTGGTGCGCGATACGCCGTGGGACAGCCGCAAGAACGAGGTGTGCTATATCGGCGGCATCAGCCGCATTCGCGGTATCGAACCCATCGTGGCCGCACTGCCGGATACCGCCACCCGGCTGAATCTGGCCGGTATCTGGAGCGAGAGCGACCTGCGCGCCAAGCTGGAAGCACAAGCCGGCTGGGCCAGGGTGAATGATCTGGGCGTGCTGGACCGTAAGGGCGTGGCCCAGGTGCTGGCGCAAAGCAAGATCGGCCTGGTGACGCTGTTTCCCACTCCCAATTACGTGGATGCGTTGCCGATCAAGCTGTTCGAATACATGGCCGCCGGCATGCCGGTGATTGCCAGTGATTTCCCGGTATGGCGCGAAATCGTCGATGACGCCGGCTGCGGCGTGCTGGTGGACCCGCAAGACCCGCAAGCCATTGCCGCTGCCATCAACAGCCTGATGGCGGATGAAGACCGCATGCGCCAACTGGGCGAGGCGGGCAAGCAGGCGGTGCTGCAAAAATATAGCTGGGCGGCAGAAGGCCGCAAGCTGGTGGATCTCTACGCCCAACTCGCCTGA
- a CDS encoding glycosyltransferase family 4 protein, with the protein MKLLLIGSASVHTWRYLAGIAPHVDEIWLACNGEVPADKRPANLKGELRLDFGLKALGSAGTLRRWIAQIQPDLVHVHQANSVAWHARRALAGSPVPMVLTAWGSDVLLLPDSNRLMRQMVSANLRAATAITSDSLYMAAKIRQLAGDNCRIDVLNFGMDALPAQPDIAAKANKVLSCRLHKPLYRIDAILHAWQQVEASGRYPDWSLTVAASGESTDSLKALASRLQLQRVEFTGFVSSAVLGALYQESRLFVSVPRSDATSISLLEAMGHGCLPVLSNLPANGEWVIDGLNGLIAEDIARLSDSLLSGMDWAADNARLAQAVQLNRQLVVQKALHHTNMQHFADLYASLLSGPAHKDSVV; encoded by the coding sequence ATGAAGCTGTTGTTGATCGGTTCTGCCTCGGTACACACCTGGCGTTACCTGGCCGGTATCGCCCCGCATGTGGACGAAATCTGGCTGGCCTGCAATGGCGAAGTCCCTGCCGACAAGCGTCCGGCCAATCTCAAGGGCGAGCTGCGCCTGGACTTTGGCCTGAAGGCACTGGGCAGCGCAGGCACATTGCGTCGCTGGATAGCACAGATCCAGCCGGACCTTGTCCATGTGCATCAGGCCAATAGCGTGGCCTGGCATGCGCGCCGGGCACTGGCGGGTAGCCCTGTGCCCATGGTGCTGACTGCCTGGGGCTCGGACGTGCTGCTGCTGCCAGACAGCAACCGGCTGATGCGGCAGATGGTGAGCGCCAATCTGCGTGCCGCGACGGCCATCACCTCGGATTCGCTGTACATGGCGGCGAAAATCCGCCAGTTGGCTGGGGATAACTGCCGTATCGACGTGCTGAATTTCGGCATGGACGCGCTGCCGGCGCAGCCGGATATCGCGGCCAAGGCCAACAAGGTGCTGTCCTGCCGTCTGCACAAGCCGCTGTACCGCATTGACGCCATCCTGCATGCCTGGCAGCAGGTGGAAGCCAGCGGCCGTTACCCGGACTGGAGCCTCACCGTGGCCGCCAGTGGCGAGTCCACCGACAGCCTGAAAGCCCTGGCCAGCCGCCTGCAACTGCAAAGGGTGGAATTCACCGGCTTTGTGTCATCCGCCGTGCTGGGCGCGCTGTACCAGGAGTCGCGCCTGTTTGTCAGCGTGCCCCGCTCGGACGCCACCAGCATCAGCCTGCTGGAAGCCATGGGGCACGGTTGCCTGCCGGTATTGTCCAATCTGCCGGCCAATGGTGAATGGGTGATTGACGGCCTGAATGGCCTGATTGCCGAAGACATCGCCCGCTTGAGCGACAGCCTGCTGTCCGGCATGGACTGGGCGGCGGACAATGCCCGTCTGGCGCAGGCGGTGCAGCTCAACCGCCAGCTGGTGGTCCAAAAAGCCCTGCATCACACCAATATGCAGCACTTTGCCGATCTCTATGCCAGCCTGCTGTCCGGGCCGGCACACAAGGATTCTGTCGTATGA
- a CDS encoding DegT/DnrJ/EryC1/StrS family aminotransferase, with protein MLTANSLSLCDYLSALPGMLRGRAFQRAALRRELAACFGVDEARIGLYDTGRAALRVLLQQHGIGAGDEVIVPAYTCVVVPNQIPALSATLRFVDVSADTLNFDWKVLAAAIGPATRAVIVPHNYGLPCRVPEALRAAHPQVKFIDDAAHGFASQLDGQWLGSYHDGAFFSFEYSKNLTGGIGGLAIFPPGMPGMTTPQQDWPELSCADEWRLLATLKAHLLSARWPLLGRITMAINRRLGLIYRSADAEVTQGMPHPVRAMPLLSSVLVRRQLAHLPATLAHKQALAQRYQQALAALPSITQWAVPAGAQCHWVRYPFALSCPQANKAAVARRLSQASGLNIGVWFDDVIHPAGSFRHGYVAGSAPQGERLAATVLNLPMNIALADNTALAHKLDQLLAELHRIEKENIQ; from the coding sequence ATGCTCACGGCTAATTCACTGAGCCTGTGCGATTACCTGTCCGCCTTGCCCGGCATGCTGCGTGGCCGCGCATTCCAGCGCGCTGCGCTGCGGCGCGAGCTGGCAGCCTGCTTTGGCGTGGACGAGGCGCGCATCGGCCTGTACGACACCGGCCGCGCCGCGCTTCGCGTGCTGTTGCAGCAACACGGCATCGGCGCAGGGGACGAGGTGATTGTCCCGGCCTATACCTGTGTGGTGGTGCCTAACCAGATCCCGGCGCTCTCGGCCACGCTGCGTTTTGTCGATGTCTCTGCCGATACCCTAAATTTTGACTGGAAGGTGCTGGCCGCCGCCATCGGTCCGGCCACCCGCGCCGTCATTGTGCCGCACAATTACGGCTTGCCGTGCCGGGTGCCGGAGGCGCTGCGCGCCGCCCATCCGCAAGTGAAGTTTATCGATGATGCCGCCCACGGCTTTGCCAGCCAGCTGGATGGCCAATGGTTGGGCAGCTATCACGACGGGGCTTTCTTCAGCTTTGAATATTCTAAGAACCTGACTGGCGGCATCGGCGGCCTGGCCATCTTTCCGCCCGGCATGCCCGGCATGACCACCCCGCAGCAGGACTGGCCGGAACTGTCCTGTGCGGATGAATGGCGCTTGCTGGCCACGCTCAAAGCCCATCTGCTGAGCGCACGCTGGCCGCTGCTGGGCCGCATCACCATGGCGATCAACCGTCGTCTGGGCCTGATTTACCGCTCGGCCGATGCCGAAGTGACACAGGGCATGCCGCACCCGGTGCGCGCCATGCCGCTGCTGTCCAGCGTGCTGGTGCGCCGCCAATTGGCCCATCTGCCCGCCACGCTGGCGCACAAGCAGGCGCTGGCGCAGCGTTATCAACAGGCACTGGCGGCACTGCCGTCCATTACCCAATGGGCAGTGCCTGCAGGGGCGCAATGCCACTGGGTGCGTTACCCGTTTGCGCTGTCTTGTCCTCAGGCCAACAAGGCCGCCGTGGCGCGGCGCTTGAGCCAGGCCAGCGGGCTGAATATCGGCGTGTGGTTTGACGATGTGATTCACCCGGCCGGTTCTTTCCGTCACGGTTATGTCGCCGGTAGTGCGCCGCAGGGCGAGCGGCTGGCGGCCACGGTGCTGAACCTGCCGATGAATATTGCGCTGGCCGACAACACCGCGCTGGCGCACAAACTGGACCAGCTGCTGGCGGAACTGCACCGCATCGAGAAAGAAAATATCCAATGA
- a CDS encoding lipopolysaccharide biosynthesis protein — MLAKLKARLGQGGFARNVATLAGGAAVAQFLPVLFTPLLTRLYSPADFGVLTQFVAWLSNLVVIATWRYDMAVVLPEEESDAMRLMVLALLFNTLLLAVLSIPLLAAGPWIAAGLHAPAMAPWLPLLPLGIWVAANNQIWTNWNNRQRRYSANAQGRMGQSAAMVTVQLAAGFGKLGALGLLLAQISGQTASWLLQARQDWRALPQWLRTARSGGMGRILRRYREFPLVNTPHAFVVALQDSLMVQLLGMLATAELMGHYGLVVRVLKLPAALLGQAVSQVLYRDLAEAHAKGHSLRPLLKKALLVLSALAIVPFLIIMAWGGPLFAFAFGEQWRDAGQIAATLTPSFFCMFLAAPCFMVPMVLSRQRQSLLFALLGVVVNLGSLGVVYWAGENAHQVFRLLSVTVSIYYIIYMVWVFRLCRQLEQDHAHG, encoded by the coding sequence GTGCTGGCCAAACTCAAGGCCAGGCTGGGGCAGGGCGGCTTTGCCCGCAATGTCGCCACCCTGGCTGGCGGCGCTGCCGTGGCGCAGTTCCTGCCGGTATTGTTCACCCCGCTGCTCACCCGGCTGTACAGCCCGGCCGACTTTGGCGTGCTGACGCAGTTTGTCGCCTGGCTGTCCAATCTGGTGGTGATTGCCACCTGGCGCTACGACATGGCAGTGGTGCTGCCGGAAGAAGAGAGCGACGCCATGCGCCTGATGGTGCTGGCGCTGCTGTTCAACACTCTGCTGCTGGCGGTGCTGAGCATTCCGCTGCTGGCCGCCGGACCGTGGATTGCCGCCGGGCTGCATGCCCCGGCCATGGCCCCGTGGCTGCCCTTGCTGCCGCTGGGCATCTGGGTGGCGGCCAATAACCAGATCTGGACCAACTGGAACAACCGCCAGCGCCGCTACAGCGCCAATGCGCAGGGTCGTATGGGCCAATCCGCCGCCATGGTGACGGTGCAACTGGCAGCAGGCTTTGGCAAGCTGGGTGCGCTGGGTCTGCTGCTGGCACAAATTTCTGGCCAGACCGCCTCCTGGCTGCTGCAAGCGCGGCAAGACTGGCGCGCACTGCCGCAGTGGCTGCGTACCGCCCGTTCCGGTGGCATGGGCCGTATCCTGCGCCGCTATCGTGAATTCCCGCTGGTCAACACCCCGCATGCCTTTGTAGTGGCCTTGCAGGATTCCTTGATGGTCCAGTTGTTGGGCATGCTGGCCACCGCCGAACTGATGGGCCATTACGGCCTGGTGGTGCGGGTGCTGAAACTACCCGCCGCCTTGTTGGGGCAAGCCGTGTCGCAAGTGCTGTACCGCGATCTGGCCGAAGCCCATGCCAAGGGCCACAGCCTGCGGCCCTTGCTGAAAAAGGCGCTGCTGGTGCTGTCCGCGCTGGCGATTGTGCCCTTTCTCATCATCATGGCCTGGGGCGGGCCGCTGTTTGCCTTTGCCTTTGGCGAACAATGGCGCGATGCCGGCCAGATTGCCGCCACATTGACGCCGTCCTTCTTCTGCATGTTCCTGGCTGCGCCTTGCTTCATGGTGCCCATGGTGCTGTCGCGCCAGCGCCAGTCGCTGCTGTTTGCCCTGCTGGGTGTGGTGGTGAACCTGGGCTCGCTGGGCGTGGTGTACTGGGCGGGGGAGAATGCCCATCAGGTATTCCGTCTGCTGTCGGTGACGGTTTCCATCTATTACATCATCTACATGGTCTGGGTATTCCGGCTGTGTCGCCAACTGGAGCAAGACCATGCTCACGGCTAA
- a CDS encoding DegT/DnrJ/EryC1/StrS family aminotransferase — translation MSIQFIDLKAQYQHLKADIDARIHAVLDHGQYIMGPEVKEVEQQLAAYTGVKHAIGVCDGTKALLIALMALGVGRGDEVITTPFTFIATGEMIALLGATPVFVDIDPVSYNLDPALLEAAITPRTKAIMPVSLYGQCADFTAINAIADKHGIAVIEDGAQSFGASQHGKKSGNLSTIGCTSFFPSKPLGCYGDGGACFTNDDELAKKMREIRVHGQDRRYHHPVIGLNGRLDTIQAAVLLAKLPSFADEVAARERIGARYSALLQDVARVPVIGAGNTHVYAQYTIEVDNREAVQKALQELGVPTAVHYPIPLHLQPAFAHLGQGEGSFPLAEAAGKRVMSLPMHPFLDEATQDAIVAAVKKALG, via the coding sequence ATGAGCATCCAGTTCATCGACCTCAAAGCGCAGTACCAGCATCTGAAAGCCGACATCGACGCCCGCATCCACGCGGTGCTGGATCACGGCCAGTACATCATGGGGCCGGAAGTCAAGGAAGTAGAACAGCAACTGGCCGCCTACACCGGCGTCAAGCACGCCATCGGCGTGTGTGACGGCACCAAGGCGCTGCTGATTGCACTGATGGCGCTGGGCGTGGGCCGTGGCGACGAAGTCATCACCACGCCCTTTACCTTTATCGCCACCGGCGAAATGATTGCCCTGCTGGGTGCCACCCCGGTGTTTGTCGACATCGACCCCGTCAGTTACAACCTGGACCCGGCGCTGCTGGAAGCCGCCATCACCCCGCGTACCAAGGCCATCATGCCGGTCAGCCTGTACGGCCAGTGCGCGGACTTTACCGCCATCAACGCCATTGCCGACAAGCACGGCATTGCGGTGATCGAGGACGGCGCACAAAGCTTTGGTGCCAGCCAGCACGGCAAGAAATCCGGCAACCTGTCCACCATCGGCTGCACCAGCTTCTTCCCCAGCAAGCCGCTGGGCTGCTATGGCGACGGCGGTGCCTGCTTTACCAATGACGACGAACTGGCGAAGAAAATGCGCGAAATCCGCGTGCACGGTCAGGACCGTCGCTACCACCACCCGGTGATCGGCCTGAACGGCCGTCTGGATACCATCCAGGCCGCGGTGCTGCTGGCCAAGCTGCCCAGCTTTGCCGACGAAGTGGCCGCGCGTGAGCGCATTGGTGCCCGCTACAGCGCGCTGCTGCAGGACGTGGCCCGCGTGCCGGTGATCGGCGCGGGCAATACCCACGTTTACGCGCAGTACACCATCGAGGTGGACAATCGCGAAGCGGTACAGAAAGCCCTGCAGGAACTGGGCGTGCCCACAGCCGTGCATTACCCGATTCCGCTGCACCTGCAACCGGCCTTTGCCCATCTGGGCCAGGGCGAAGGCAGCTTCCCGCTGGCCGAAGCCGCCGGCAAGCGCGTGATGAGCCTGCCGATGCACCCCTTCCTGGATGAAGCCACCCAGGATGCCATCGTCGCTGCGGTGAAAAAGGCACTGGGCTGA